A section of the Deinococcus taeanensis genome encodes:
- a CDS encoding DUF418 domain-containing protein yields the protein MTDVPRPPDAAPPAPPERGPVRERSPLPDVLRGLALLGILVVNMQDFAGFLEWHQRGVDRAAQVLTDTLANGRFISIFAMLFGWGAAGLLARQGAGVFVRRHAALLLVGAAHYVLVWHGDIISNYALLAFALLLTAGLGVRALVGLAGGLGAWWLGLALLSAAGAAARTGPRFFFLPDLAPSYAGTVAERAGRFLPELIDGTVFNGPWLLALFCLGAAAQRSGLLHRPHEHRPLLRRLAVGGLGLGVPLGLLLAYLNTRSTYAAGMLALPVRMGGGLAAALGYVGVVGLLTASGRLGPLRFFAASGRMAMTNYLTQSVLMTLLFYPYGLGQGYRWVSAAPDGPVAPYSGGLPVWGAAQGLVLALLVGGAQLPLSAWWLRRFGRGPMESLVRRVVYGPAARLEDRRD from the coding sequence ATGACCGACGTCCCCCGCCCGCCCGACGCCGCGCCGCCCGCCCCGCCCGAGCGGGGCCCGGTGCGTGAACGCTCGCCGCTGCCGGACGTGCTGCGCGGGCTGGCGCTGCTGGGGATCCTGGTGGTGAACATGCAGGACTTCGCAGGGTTCCTGGAATGGCACCAGCGGGGCGTGGACCGCGCCGCGCAGGTGCTGACCGACACGCTGGCGAACGGGCGGTTCATCTCGATCTTCGCGATGCTGTTCGGCTGGGGCGCCGCGGGACTGCTGGCGCGGCAGGGGGCGGGCGTGTTTGTCCGGCGGCACGCCGCGCTGCTGCTGGTGGGGGCGGCGCATTACGTCCTGGTGTGGCACGGGGACATCATCAGCAACTACGCGCTGCTGGCGTTCGCCCTGCTGCTTACCGCCGGTCTGGGCGTCCGGGCCCTGGTGGGGCTGGCCGGGGGGCTGGGTGCGTGGTGGCTGGGACTGGCGCTGCTGAGCGCAGCGGGCGCCGCGGCGCGGACCGGGCCGCGGTTCTTTTTCCTGCCGGACCTGGCCCCTTCGTACGCGGGCACCGTGGCGGAGCGCGCAGGGCGGTTTTTGCCGGAGCTGATTGACGGCACGGTGTTCAACGGTCCGTGGCTGCTGGCCCTGTTCTGCCTGGGCGCGGCCGCGCAGCGCAGCGGGCTGCTGCACCGCCCGCACGAGCACCGGCCTCTGCTGCGGCGCCTGGCGGTGGGCGGCCTGGGCCTGGGCGTGCCGCTGGGGCTGCTGCTGGCGTACCTGAACACGCGGTCCACCTACGCGGCGGGCATGCTGGCCCTGCCGGTACGGATGGGAGGTGGGCTGGCGGCGGCGCTGGGGTACGTGGGCGTGGTCGGGCTGCTGACGGCCTCAGGCCGCCTGGGGCCGCTGCGGTTCTTCGCGGCGAGCGGCCGCATGGCCATGACGAACTACCTCACGCAGAGCGTCCTGATGACCCTGCTGTTCTACCCGTACGGCCTGGGGCAGGGTTACCGCTGGGTCAGCGCGGCGCCGGACGGACCGGTTGCGCCGTACAGCGGGGGCCTGCCGGTGTGGGGCGCGGCGCAGGGCCTGGTCCTGGCGCTGCTGGTGGGGGGCGCGCAGCTGCCGCTGAGTGCGTGGTGGCTGCGCCGCTTCGGGCGTGGCCCCATGGAGAGCCTGGTGCGGCGGGTGGTGTACGGCCCGGCCGCGCGGCTGGAGGACCGGCGTGACTGA
- a CDS encoding 1-acyl-sn-glycerol-3-phosphate acyltransferase — translation MTADPHRWATWLLALSVRRSVRSGLGGVWVGGSVPAGAAVLAPNHHSWWDGYVLREVAVTCGEPFSVLMNARQLARFPFLRRVGALRAGELRAAVRRARAGWLVVFPEGELHPAGPLRGVERGAGWLARSADVPLVPVALRVVLRGAQWPEAYLRFGPPVTAGELAGALAQHLAALDADLHRSVPEEPLAGYLRLVPGRASRSVRVDPASRLLAWLTGDRA, via the coding sequence GTGACTGCTGACCCTCACCGCTGGGCGACGTGGCTGCTCGCCCTGAGCGTACGCCGCAGCGTGCGCAGTGGCCTGGGCGGCGTCTGGGTGGGGGGCAGCGTGCCGGCGGGCGCGGCAGTGCTCGCGCCGAACCATCACTCGTGGTGGGACGGGTACGTGCTGCGCGAGGTGGCCGTGACGTGCGGGGAGCCGTTCAGCGTACTGATGAACGCGCGTCAGCTGGCCCGCTTCCCGTTCCTGCGGCGGGTGGGGGCGCTGCGCGCCGGCGAACTGCGCGCCGCCGTCAGGCGCGCCCGCGCCGGCTGGCTGGTGGTGTTCCCGGAAGGCGAACTGCACCCGGCAGGGCCGCTGCGGGGCGTGGAAAGGGGCGCGGGGTGGCTGGCGCGCTCGGCGGACGTGCCGCTTGTGCCGGTGGCGCTGCGCGTCGTGCTGCGCGGCGCACAGTGGCCCGAGGCGTACCTGCGTTTCGGACCGCCCGTCACGGCCGGGGAACTCGCCGGAGCCCTGGCCCAGCACCTGGCGGCGCTCGACGCGGACCTGCACCGCAGCGTTCCGGAGGAGCCGCTGGCCGGGTACCTGCGGCTGGTCCCGGGACGCGCCAGCCGGTCAGTCCGGGTGGACCCGGCGTCGCGGCTGCTCGCGTGGCTCACCGGGGACCGCGCGTGA
- a CDS encoding cytochrome P450 → MVISAVRSGPGLEALPEPATRPGNGHLQDWALSPLSLIEEGAARARAAGTDVFRLRLGLPAVVGFSPAWNRRLLTDLGSFRSAGSFSRVVPYLSGGVILTDAPGHAGRRALMNPGFSRAHLLSLQARTRAALPGVPDGPFDALAWADHAVLKLLNAAYFSGEFPEALLHAFLAPLRRPFPVPALPRPALFHRVQGEVRRLAHARLARGGGDDLLAVLAPLPGGLEEVRVSLAAAHDTTTHALAYATWYLAQHPQWRASAQHPAVLKETLRLHPPGWMGSRRLSCDVHWRGVRLPRGALALYSPYLSGRDPDLWTRPEAFDPARWAERPPAWAYLPFGGGERLCLGMHLAQLLIHDTLAALPALRALGGDPAPQPGLTLGPRGPLVVARA, encoded by the coding sequence GTGGTCATTTCCGCAGTGAGGTCCGGGCCGGGCCTGGAGGCGCTGCCGGAGCCGGCCACGCGGCCCGGGAACGGGCACCTGCAGGACTGGGCGCTGTCGCCCCTTTCGCTGATTGAGGAGGGGGCGGCGCGGGCCCGGGCGGCGGGCACGGACGTGTTCCGGCTGCGGCTGGGCCTGCCGGCCGTGGTGGGGTTCAGTCCGGCGTGGAACCGGCGGCTGCTCACGGACCTGGGCAGTTTCCGCAGCGCTGGGAGTTTCTCACGGGTGGTGCCGTACCTGTCGGGCGGCGTGATCCTGACGGACGCGCCGGGGCACGCGGGTCGGCGGGCCCTGATGAACCCGGGGTTCTCGCGCGCGCACCTGCTGAGCCTGCAGGCCCGGACGCGCGCGGCCCTGCCGGGCGTGCCGGACGGCCCGTTCGACGCGCTGGCGTGGGCGGACCACGCGGTGCTGAAGCTGCTGAACGCCGCGTACTTCAGCGGGGAGTTCCCCGAAGCGCTGCTGCACGCCTTTCTGGCTCCGCTGCGCCGCCCGTTCCCCGTGCCGGCCCTGCCGCGCCCGGCCCTGTTCCACCGCGTGCAGGGTGAGGTGCGCCGGCTGGCGCACGCCCGGCTCGCGCGGGGCGGCGGGGACGACCTGCTGGCGGTGCTGGCCCCCCTTCCCGGCGGCCTGGAGGAAGTGCGGGTGAGTCTGGCGGCGGCGCACGACACGACCACGCACGCCCTGGCCTACGCAACGTGGTACCTTGCCCAGCACCCGCAGTGGCGCGCGTCGGCGCAGCACCCGGCCGTGCTGAAGGAAACGCTGCGGCTGCATCCCCCCGGCTGGATGGGCAGCCGCCGGTTGAGCTGCGACGTGCACTGGCGGGGCGTGCGCCTGCCGAGGGGAGCGCTGGCGCTGTACTCGCCATACCTGTCCGGACGCGACCCGGACCTGTGGACGCGCCCGGAGGCGTTCGACCCGGCCCGCTGGGCGGAGCGGCCGCCGGCGTGGGCGTACCTGCCGTTCGGCGGTGGGGAGCGGCTGTGCCTGGGGATGCACCTCGCGCAGCTGCTGATTCATGACACGCTCGCGGCGCTGCCGGCCCTGCGGGCGCTGGGAGGGGACCCGGCGCCGCAGCCGGGACTGACGCTGGGACCGCGCGGGCCGCTGGTCGTTGCGCGCGCCTGA
- a CDS encoding NUDIX domain-containing protein, with protein MRSPRRVGAGVAVLRDGSVLLVRCRDNGRWDVPGGGAGTGETPEVTARRELREETGLSVGLLTPLGVYRHRHMYPDGNVVAWETHVFTAAFAGGEVRASDDAAEARWWPRTALPQDVSEVTRAYFTALRTVGT; from the coding sequence ATGCGGTCGCCCCGGCGGGTGGGGGCCGGCGTCGCGGTGCTGCGCGACGGGTCGGTGCTGCTGGTGCGCTGCCGGGACAACGGGCGGTGGGACGTGCCGGGCGGCGGCGCTGGGACCGGGGAGACGCCGGAGGTCACGGCCCGCCGGGAACTGCGCGAGGAGACGGGCCTGAGTGTGGGTCTGCTGACGCCGCTGGGCGTCTACCGGCACCGGCACATGTACCCAGATGGGAACGTAGTGGCGTGGGAGACGCACGTCTTTACCGCCGCGTTCGCGGGGGGGGAGGTGCGCGCTTCGGATGACGCGGCCGAGGCGCGCTGGTGGCCCCGGACGGCCCTGCCGCAGGACGTTTCAGAGGTGACGCGGGCGTACTTCACCGCCCTGCGGACGGTGGGCACGTGA
- a CDS encoding phytoene desaturase family protein has product MPDFDVIVMGAGHNALVTAAYAAKAGLRVGVFERRHIVGGAVSTEELVPGYRFDYGGSAHILIRMTPVVRELELSRHGLHYLDVDPMFHASDGETPWFIHRDADRTARELDALFPGQGEAYARFLNDWTPFARSVADLFNAAPGPLDMGKMVVSSGRGRDWMEQLPRILRPYGDVAREYFTEERVRAPLVWMAAQSGPPPSDPLSAPFLLWHPLYHEGGVARPKGGSGGLTKALQRAVEADGGQVFVNAPVQDILVKGGKALGVRLANGETYTARAVVSGAHVLTTAGALPDEVVPAAARQVRVGNGFGMVLRLALSEKVKYRQHTEPDSRVGLGLLIRSERQLMKGYGEYLAGEPTTDPPLIAMSFSAVDDSLAPPGADVLWLWAQYYPYELSSGSWETRTAEARENILRAFEHYAPGTRDTIVGELVQTPQWLETNLGLHRGNVMHLEMSFDQMFSFRPWMKASQYRWPGVQGLYLTGASTHPGGGIMGASGRNAAQVLIRDLTRRRWR; this is encoded by the coding sequence ATGCCGGATTTCGACGTGATCGTGATGGGCGCGGGGCACAACGCGCTGGTGACCGCCGCGTACGCCGCGAAGGCGGGGTTGCGCGTGGGCGTGTTCGAACGGCGGCACATCGTGGGCGGCGCGGTGAGCACCGAGGAACTCGTGCCCGGGTACCGCTTCGATTACGGCGGAAGTGCGCACATCCTGATCCGCATGACGCCGGTCGTGCGGGAACTGGAGCTGTCCCGGCACGGCCTGCACTACCTGGACGTGGATCCGATGTTTCACGCCTCGGACGGAGAAACGCCGTGGTTCATTCACCGGGACGCGGACCGGACGGCGCGCGAACTGGACGCCCTGTTCCCAGGTCAGGGTGAGGCGTACGCGCGGTTCCTGAACGACTGGACGCCGTTCGCGCGGAGTGTGGCAGACCTGTTCAACGCGGCGCCAGGACCGCTGGACATGGGCAAGATGGTGGTCAGCAGCGGGCGCGGACGCGACTGGATGGAGCAGCTGCCGCGCATCCTGCGGCCGTACGGGGACGTGGCGCGGGAATACTTCACCGAGGAGCGGGTGCGGGCGCCGCTGGTGTGGATGGCGGCGCAGAGCGGCCCGCCGCCCAGTGACCCGCTGAGCGCGCCGTTTCTGCTGTGGCACCCGCTGTACCACGAGGGTGGCGTGGCGCGCCCCAAGGGCGGATCGGGCGGCCTGACGAAGGCGCTGCAGCGGGCCGTTGAGGCGGACGGCGGGCAGGTGTTCGTGAACGCCCCCGTGCAGGACATCCTGGTGAAAGGCGGAAAGGCGCTGGGCGTGCGGCTGGCGAATGGGGAGACGTACACGGCCCGCGCGGTCGTGTCGGGCGCGCACGTGCTCACCACGGCGGGCGCCCTGCCGGACGAGGTGGTGCCCGCCGCGGCGCGGCAGGTGCGGGTGGGGAACGGGTTCGGAATGGTGCTGCGGCTGGCCCTGAGTGAGAAGGTGAAGTACCGGCAGCACACCGAGCCGGACAGCCGCGTGGGGCTCGGGCTGCTGATCAGGAGTGAGCGGCAGCTGATGAAAGGGTACGGGGAGTACCTGGCGGGGGAACCCACGACGGACCCGCCACTGATCGCGATGAGTTTCAGCGCGGTGGATGACTCGCTCGCTCCGCCCGGCGCAGACGTGCTGTGGCTGTGGGCGCAGTACTACCCGTACGAGCTGAGCAGCGGCTCCTGGGAGACACGCACGGCCGAGGCGCGGGAGAACATCCTGCGGGCGTTTGAGCATTACGCGCCGGGCACACGGGACACCATTGTGGGGGAGCTGGTGCAGACGCCGCAGTGGCTGGAGACGAACCTGGGCCTGCACCGCGGGAACGTCATGCACCTGGAGATGAGTTTCGATCAGATGTTCTCGTTCCGCCCCTGGATGAAAGCCAGCCAGTACCGCTGGCCCGGCGTTCAGGGCCTGTACCTGACGGGCGCGAGCACCCATCCGGGCGGCGGGATCATGGGTGCGTCGGGCCGGAACGCGGCGCAGGTGCTGATCCGGGACCTGACGCGGCGGCGGTGGCGTTGA
- a CDS encoding carboxypeptidase-like regulatory domain-containing protein: MRKRAAALTLGLSSLLSVALAAGPRSSLVDATFIDGAQIVSGAPELAEFAGALRTVATDAGGSCVKSEYVVWDSVAGLEGNFRQVLNSLGYAYRELSVSDDQDGRFVSFRLTKASAALAGIWADSDGTTLLGWCTLKLTAAAPAVRPPAALTPAAPTPRTPAAPTPAPAPATRSTPAPAAPAPTVKPPAPKRGYVTGLVLDTQGRPLAGAEVFIVGTTFTQGQRTSFTAVTKADGTYSLRVPDGRYHASASVKRALGGATFTLPLHPESGSLNTEVDSSEGGNLNFRWRLSGNKPGGGSDWDDTYGASIDFSYCGLPAKAYCDERYSAAVPGAAPEGSVVTLTFTPQGKLIDGTAGKPVVYTFRTAPLAPPGGYPYTDPNGGGRTTLGAGWAYHGQNFNDIPLGIYTLTAVATTPDGRKVPLKLGLEANNVEAGSVTLKWSSYDVSGALKQLRVYVRD; the protein is encoded by the coding sequence ATGCGTAAACGTGCCGCTGCCCTCACTCTTGGCCTCAGTTCCCTGCTGTCCGTGGCGCTCGCCGCCGGACCACGCAGCAGCCTGGTCGACGCAACCTTCATTGACGGCGCGCAGATCGTGAGTGGCGCGCCGGAACTTGCAGAGTTCGCCGGCGCGCTGCGCACCGTTGCCACCGACGCGGGCGGCAGCTGCGTGAAGAGCGAGTACGTGGTGTGGGACTCGGTGGCGGGCCTGGAAGGTAATTTCCGGCAGGTGCTGAACTCCCTGGGGTACGCCTACAGGGAACTCAGCGTGAGTGACGACCAGGACGGCCGCTTCGTGTCGTTCCGGCTTACGAAGGCCAGTGCAGCCCTGGCGGGCATCTGGGCCGACAGCGACGGCACCACCCTGCTGGGCTGGTGTACGCTGAAACTCACGGCGGCTGCCCCGGCCGTCCGCCCGCCCGCGGCCCTGACGCCGGCAGCACCCACGCCGCGCACCCCGGCGGCGCCCACGCCAGCCCCTGCCCCCGCCACGCGCAGCACGCCGGCTCCGGCGGCCCCCGCCCCGACCGTGAAACCGCCTGCCCCGAAACGCGGGTACGTGACCGGACTGGTGCTGGATACGCAGGGCCGGCCGCTGGCCGGCGCCGAGGTGTTCATTGTCGGCACGACCTTCACGCAGGGGCAGCGCACGAGCTTCACGGCGGTCACGAAGGCAGACGGCACGTACAGCCTGCGCGTGCCGGACGGCCGGTATCACGCGAGTGCCAGCGTGAAACGCGCGCTGGGCGGCGCGACGTTCACCCTGCCCCTGCACCCGGAGAGTGGGAGCCTGAACACCGAGGTGGATTCCTCTGAGGGCGGGAACCTGAACTTCCGCTGGCGTCTGAGCGGCAACAAACCCGGTGGCGGCAGTGACTGGGACGACACGTACGGCGCGAGCATCGACTTCAGCTACTGCGGGCTGCCTGCCAAGGCGTACTGCGACGAGCGCTACAGCGCCGCCGTTCCAGGCGCCGCGCCGGAAGGCAGCGTGGTCACGCTGACGTTCACGCCGCAGGGCAAACTGATTGACGGCACCGCAGGGAAACCCGTGGTCTACACCTTCAGGACCGCGCCGCTCGCCCCTCCCGGCGGATACCCCTACACCGACCCGAATGGTGGGGGGCGCACCACGCTGGGAGCCGGCTGGGCTTACCACGGGCAGAACTTCAACGATATTCCGCTGGGGATATACACGCTCACGGCTGTGGCGACCACACCCGACGGCCGGAAGGTGCCGCTGAAGCTGGGGCTGGAGGCCAACAATGTCGAGGCGGGGAGTGTCACGCTGAAGTGGTCGTCGTACGACGTGAGTGGCGCTCTGAAGCAGCTGCGCGTGTACGTGCGCGACTGA
- a CDS encoding carotenoid biosynthesis protein has product MRVTLSPTARRAGLAFAALGVAFLGALLVMAGQAAGWALITLGLPLSGALALAGDTLGRRFPEVLGARGAALLARTRPWMALVALYALLKIPVPLWPAGFPVLGLASTGALCAAALAFMWERAGWVRALVTLVVSFGAGLAAEVLGSRTGVPFGQYSYAGAPAPLLLGVPVIVPLGWFALTLTATCLSGGRPWLAGLLMMLWDVGLEPLMTAQGYWAWRDPLPVWAGAPLQNFLGWWAVGSGLAWVFTGVAPQVFGLRRPSWTLPLVRPTVPGPGSAVPFLSLLPADRRPEPDFRVAYPVEAFFLPGGLVLVGRYAEAAVTLAAMALGLWLAGRVTRRDC; this is encoded by the coding sequence GTGAGGGTCACCCTCTCCCCCACCGCGCGGCGGGCGGGTCTGGCCTTCGCGGCGCTGGGTGTGGCCTTCCTGGGGGCGCTGCTCGTCATGGCGGGGCAGGCAGCCGGGTGGGCGCTGATCACGCTGGGCCTGCCCCTCAGCGGAGCGCTCGCACTGGCGGGAGACACGCTGGGCCGGAGGTTCCCGGAGGTGCTGGGCGCGCGCGGCGCGGCGCTGCTGGCGCGCACCCGGCCGTGGATGGCGCTGGTGGCCCTGTACGCACTGCTGAAAATCCCGGTGCCGCTGTGGCCCGCCGGGTTCCCGGTGCTGGGGCTGGCCAGCACGGGCGCGCTGTGTGCGGCGGCGCTGGCGTTCATGTGGGAACGGGCCGGGTGGGTGCGCGCGCTGGTGACGCTGGTCGTGTCGTTCGGAGCGGGCCTGGCGGCCGAGGTGCTGGGGAGCCGGACCGGCGTGCCCTTCGGGCAGTACTCGTACGCGGGGGCGCCGGCGCCGCTGCTGCTGGGGGTGCCTGTGATCGTGCCGCTGGGCTGGTTCGCGCTGACGCTGACGGCCACATGCCTGTCCGGCGGCCGGCCGTGGCTGGCGGGACTGCTGATGATGCTCTGGGATGTGGGCCTGGAACCCCTCATGACCGCGCAGGGCTACTGGGCGTGGCGTGACCCGCTGCCGGTGTGGGCCGGCGCGCCGCTGCAGAACTTCCTGGGCTGGTGGGCGGTGGGATCGGGGCTCGCGTGGGTGTTCACGGGCGTCGCGCCGCAGGTGTTCGGTCTGCGGCGCCCCAGCTGGACCCTGCCGCTCGTGCGGCCCACCGTGCCCGGGCCAGGCTCGGCCGTTCCGTTCCTGAGTCTGCTGCCCGCCGACCGCCGGCCCGAACCGGATTTCCGCGTTGCCTACCCGGTCGAGGCGTTCTTCCTGCCGGGCGGGCTGGTGCTGGTGGGCCGGTACGCAGAGGCCGCGGTGACGCTGGCCGCCATGGCACTGGGGTTGTGGCTGGCCGGGCGGGTGACGCGCCGTGACTGCTGA
- a CDS encoding protein jag, whose amino-acid sequence MDNRTNLDDYLAGLGISDADESELPPPAPDATLTGTPTLEAAPEDPRATLEHFLRGLIGRIDPDLVVTVREAEDALEAEISGENAARLAGRDGRTLGAIEVLAYTVLAKQEGRGHLRVRVDIGGYRKRQADTLTKLAERLAVQVAKSGEPHELQPMPAAERRVIHIALKEHPDVMSESVGEGAARRLIIRPRHG is encoded by the coding sequence ATGGATAACCGCACGAACCTCGACGACTACCTCGCGGGGCTGGGCATCAGCGACGCGGACGAGAGCGAGCTGCCGCCGCCCGCGCCGGACGCCACCCTGACCGGCACGCCCACGCTGGAAGCCGCGCCGGAGGACCCGCGGGCCACGCTGGAGCACTTTCTGCGGGGCCTGATCGGCCGGATCGACCCGGACCTCGTCGTGACGGTGAGGGAAGCCGAGGACGCCCTGGAGGCTGAGATCAGCGGTGAGAATGCCGCGCGCCTCGCCGGGCGGGACGGGCGGACGCTGGGCGCCATTGAGGTGCTGGCCTACACGGTGCTCGCCAAGCAGGAGGGCCGCGGGCACCTGCGCGTGCGGGTCGACATCGGCGGGTACCGCAAGCGGCAGGCCGACACCCTCACGAAACTGGCTGAGCGGCTGGCCGTGCAGGTCGCCAAGAGCGGCGAACCGCACGAGCTGCAGCCCATGCCGGCCGCCGAGCGGCGCGTGATTCACATCGCCCTGAAGGAGCACCCGGACGTGATGAGCGAGTCGGTGGGTGAGGGCGCCGCGCGCCGGTTGATCATCCGGCCCCGGCACGGGTGA
- a CDS encoding glycosyltransferase, which yields MRRAAEPGWARAYRTVTTVWLASKLLTLAVNAVTFPRLRPAPLPARGPRVSLLIPARNEAGNLPVTLPGVLAQGAHEVIVLDDGSTDGTGEVARRLGARVIAGEARPDGWHGKPWACQQLLRAAVGDVLVFTDADVTWHAGALGGLLRELNASGADLLSVQPRQVNRTPGERILTPLVDAAVLSYFPFPLLRMQPQHPLATIANGQVMAYRRAALIRVGGYAAVRAQVLEDTVMARLLAQLGLQVTTVMGRGCISVRMYRSYPASVAGFGKNALPIHLNSRVLMTFSVLLHLLGHTLPWVLPVPNRRALRAASLLERLVVNVIAGRRAPADLAEGLLGPLTPLLALPVYRRAMRPRVTWKGREYRQ from the coding sequence GTGAGGCGCGCCGCGGAGCCCGGCTGGGCGCGGGCGTACCGGACAGTCACGACCGTGTGGCTGGCGTCGAAGCTGCTGACGCTCGCCGTGAATGCCGTGACGTTCCCGCGCCTGCGGCCTGCGCCGCTGCCGGCGCGGGGGCCACGTGTGTCGCTGCTGATTCCCGCGCGCAACGAGGCCGGGAACCTGCCGGTGACCCTGCCGGGCGTGCTGGCCCAGGGTGCGCACGAGGTGATCGTGCTGGACGATGGCAGCACCGACGGTACCGGCGAGGTCGCGCGCCGCCTGGGCGCGCGGGTGATCGCCGGTGAGGCCCGGCCGGACGGCTGGCACGGAAAACCCTGGGCGTGCCAGCAGCTGCTGCGCGCCGCGGTCGGGGACGTGCTGGTCTTTACGGACGCGGACGTCACGTGGCACGCCGGGGCCCTGGGCGGGCTGCTGCGCGAACTGAACGCGTCCGGGGCGGACCTGCTGAGCGTGCAGCCGCGCCAGGTGAACCGCACGCCGGGCGAACGGATCCTGACGCCGCTGGTGGACGCCGCGGTGCTGTCGTACTTTCCGTTTCCGCTGCTGCGCATGCAGCCGCAGCACCCGCTGGCGACCATTGCGAACGGACAGGTGATGGCGTACCGCCGCGCGGCGCTCATCCGTGTGGGCGGGTACGCGGCGGTGCGGGCGCAGGTGCTCGAAGACACCGTCATGGCGCGGCTCCTGGCGCAGCTGGGCCTGCAGGTCACGACCGTAATGGGCCGCGGGTGCATCAGCGTGCGCATGTACCGGTCGTACCCGGCGTCGGTGGCTGGCTTCGGGAAGAACGCGCTGCCCATCCACCTGAACTCGCGGGTATTGATGACCTTCAGCGTGCTGCTGCACCTGCTGGGCCACACGCTGCCGTGGGTGCTGCCGGTCCCGAACCGCAGGGCGCTACGCGCCGCGAGCCTGCTGGAGCGGCTGGTGGTGAACGTGATTGCCGGGCGGCGCGCACCGGCGGACCTGGCCGAGGGGCTGCTGGGGCCGCTGACGCCGCTGCTGGCACTGCCGGTGTACCGGCGGGCGATGCGGCCGCGCGTGACCTGGAAGGGCCGCGAGTACCGGCAGTAG
- a CDS encoding phytoene desaturase family protein: MRRAPRHVAVIGAGFAGLAAALRLAQAGARVTVLDALDGPGGKAALGSEAFSSGPTVVTMPQVFRALHARLDLPMPVLSAARPTTTYHAPGGRTFAPEALHVAGSLDTTLAQLSRGEGRRYAALLAASRRMYLDAQDTFLFAPPPGPAQLARYALTRGRRAAPLVPLHRFVRSGSFLTPFWLRFATYLGADPYRAPAVLHNIAWVELGYGVWHLKGGLLDLARTLHAHAQALGVRFEFGTRVTSLSTHGSEVLGAHTSRGAFAADAWVSAADRALTLSWLGEQERATPRGVSGFALQLHLGRDCGQAHHIYWPAEYPREWRDIRAGRLPRDPTLYLHLDGSRAFLLVNAPPDPGVTDRPQEYGGWLLARLQERLHAAAPGPLPVMAWQALSPAEYARTAKGGALYGRAPHGLTGSLRPGWTLPHARNLVQVGGTVHPGGGVPLSVLSGWNGAGGLLKLPFDDLDGRAVPREGEVWSFPQ; the protein is encoded by the coding sequence GTGAGACGGGCGCCGCGGCACGTGGCCGTGATCGGCGCGGGCTTCGCGGGGCTCGCGGCGGCCCTGCGGCTCGCCCAGGCGGGCGCGCGCGTGACGGTGCTCGACGCTCTGGACGGGCCGGGGGGGAAGGCGGCGCTGGGCTCGGAGGCGTTTTCGAGCGGCCCGACGGTGGTGACGATGCCGCAGGTGTTCCGGGCACTGCACGCGCGCCTGGACCTGCCCATGCCGGTCCTGAGTGCGGCGCGGCCCACCACGACGTACCACGCGCCGGGCGGACGGACGTTTGCCCCAGAGGCGCTTCACGTGGCAGGCAGCCTGGACACCACGCTGGCGCAGTTGTCCAGGGGGGAGGGGCGGCGGTACGCGGCGCTTCTGGCGGCGTCGCGGCGCATGTATCTGGACGCGCAGGACACGTTTCTGTTCGCGCCGCCCCCTGGTCCGGCGCAGCTGGCGCGGTATGCGCTCACGCGGGGGCGGCGGGCGGCGCCGCTGGTGCCGCTGCACCGGTTCGTGCGGTCCGGGTCCTTCCTGACGCCGTTCTGGCTGCGGTTCGCAACGTACCTGGGGGCCGATCCGTACCGGGCGCCGGCCGTGCTGCACAACATCGCGTGGGTGGAACTCGGGTACGGGGTGTGGCACCTGAAGGGCGGACTGCTCGACCTGGCGCGGACCCTGCATGCGCACGCCCAGGCGCTGGGTGTGCGGTTCGAGTTCGGCACGCGCGTTACGAGCCTCAGCACGCACGGCAGTGAGGTGCTGGGCGCGCACACCTCGCGCGGCGCCTTCGCGGCCGACGCCTGGGTGAGTGCCGCGGACCGTGCGCTGACCCTGTCGTGGCTGGGCGAGCAGGAGAGGGCCACGCCGCGCGGCGTGAGCGGCTTCGCGCTGCAACTGCACCTGGGCCGCGACTGCGGGCAGGCGCACCACATCTACTGGCCGGCGGAGTACCCGCGCGAGTGGCGGGACATCCGGGCCGGGCGGCTGCCGCGCGACCCGACGCTGTACCTGCACCTGGACGGGTCACGCGCCTTTCTGCTGGTGAACGCGCCGCCGGACCCGGGCGTCACGGACCGCCCGCAGGAGTACGGCGGGTGGCTGCTCGCGCGCCTGCAGGAGCGTCTGCACGCGGCGGCGCCGGGCCCGCTGCCGGTGATGGCGTGGCAGGCGCTGTCGCCCGCCGAGTACGCCCGGACCGCGAAGGGCGGGGCGCTGTACGGGCGGGCGCCGCACGGCCTGACCGGCAGCCTGCGCCCCGGCTGGACGCTGCCTCACGCACGCAACCTCGTGCAGGTGGGCGGCACGGTGCACCCGGGAGGCGGGGTGCCGCTGTCGGTGCTGAGTGGCTGGAACGGCGCGGGGGGCCTGCTGAAGCTGCCTTTCGATGACCTTGATGGCCGCGCCGTGCCGCGTGAGGGCGAGGTGTGGTCATTTCCGCAGTGA